TGTCGCCGGGGTAAGAAGGATAAAGTGTTGCAAGCTGATCAGGCGTGAGTTTGGAGAGCGCGCGGGCGCGGGCAATCTCGTAGCTCATGTTGCCCGAGAGATCGAGCCACATCAGCTTCATCCAGACGAGCGTGTCGGAAGGTGTCCAGGGCTCAGGCTCCACGCCCGTCAGCAGGAATTCCGGCGGCAGGGCACCGGTGCGGGTGGCGAGGAAGGCGTTCACGCCGGCGGCATAGGCCTGCAAGGCGGCCTTGGCATCGTCCGGCAGGCGCTCGTAAGCGATTTCGGATTTCACGCCAAAGCCGAGCGTGCGCATATATTTATCGATGCCGAGGCCGTCAGCCCCCACCGCTTCCGACAGCCGCCCGCGCCCGATGCGGCGGTTCATGTCCATCTGCCACAGACGATCCTGCGCGTGCACGAAGCCGAGCCCGAAGGCGAGGTCGTTGCGGCCGCTGGCGCTGATATGCGGCACTCCGTGCGCGTCGCGAGCGATGGTGATTTCGCCCTTGAGGCCGGCGAGGCTGAGTTCGCCTTCGGTTTGCGGCAGGCTCGACCGCAGCCAGCCATAGCCGATGGCCAGTGTGGCAACGACAAGCGCCCCGATCACCAGTGCGAGTTTACCGACAAAACGCATATCCCCAGTCTCCCTGAACCATTGTGGCGCCGGCTCCCCGCTGCGCGCCTTTTCATGGTTGGCATCATTGGCATTTTTAGACCGGCTCGTCCAGCATGTGTGGCGCGCATCCGGCGGTTAAAATTTTACCCGTTCCTTAAGGCCTTCGTCATGGCTTGGCCCTAAGATTGGCTCACCCTGAAGAAATCGGGTTGTTTGGAGGATCTGATGAGTAATGCAGTACAGCAAGCCGCCGTTGCGGCAATCAGCAACAATGTGAAACTGTCTGTCGCACAAGACATGGCGGAAAACACGAAGAAGATCCAGGCTCAGGCCTCGCAGGCCAGCAGTCCTTCGCCGGTGATAGAAGGTGCCGGCACGCAGGTGGACGTGAAAGTCTGACTGCTGACCGAATAGAAAGCCCGCCCTGACCGGCGGGTTTTCTTTTTCCCGCCACAAGAATTTTCTGTTTCGCACCTGCCCGCCTGCCTTCTATAACTCGGCACCAACCGATAGTTTTGACAGGGGGGAACGATGGCAAAAGTCGCATTTCTGGGCCTTGGTGTGATGGGGTATCCGATGGCGGGCCATCTGGCGCGCGCGGGCCATGATGTCACCGTCTATAACCGCACGGGCGAGAAGGCGGAACGCTGGCTTGAAGCCTACGAAGATGCCTCCGGCGAACTGTTCGCAGCCCCCACCCCTGCAGGTGCGGCAGCGGACGCCGATATCGTTTTCGCCTGTGTGGGCGCCGACAAGGATGTCGAAGAGGTTTGCACCGGCCCCGAGGGTGCCTTTGACGCCATGAAGAAGGGTGCCGTGTTCGTGGATCACACCACGGCATCGGCCGATCTCGCCCGCCGCATGGCGGCAGAGGCCGAAAAGCGCGGCCTTGGTTTCATCGATGCGCCAGTTTCGGGCGGGCAGGCGGGCGCTGAAAACGGCGTGCTCACCATCATGTGCGGCGGCGACGCGGCGGCCTATGCAAAGGCCGAGCCCGTGATGGCGGCCTATGCCCGCATGTGTCGCCTTCTGGGCGATAGTGGCGCCGGGCAGCTTGCCAAAATGGTCAATCAGGTTTGCATCGCCGGAATCGTGCAGGGGCTTTCGGAAGCGCTGCACCTTGCCATGTCTGCCGGGCTTGACGCCAAGGCGGTTGTGGATGTGATTTCCAAAGGGGCAGCGCAGAGCTGGCAGATGGAAAACCGCGCCCCCACCATGATCGACGGCAAGTTCGACTTCGGCTTCGCGGTCGACTGGATGCGCAAGGACCTCGGCATCGTGCTCGAGGAAGCCAAGCGCCTTGGCATCAGCCTGCCTGTCACTGCCCTTGTCGACCAGTTCTACGGCGACGTGCAGGCTATGGGCGGCAAGCGGCAGGATACATCCAGCCTCATCCGGCGGTTCCGGGGCTGATGCCGTTCACGAATTTCTGGCCTCGGCGTTGTATGTTAGCATGCGGCTGGCTTCATTGAATTTTCGTAAAACTATAACTTGATAACCTCCGATAGCTGCGATCATACTACCCTCGGTTATTTGATGATCGGGTTTGTTCACAATCGGGGGTTATTTGATGGTTCGTCGCATTCTTTCGGCAGCTTTGATTTCTGTCGGTCTCACGGCCAGCGCGTCAGCTGCTGTTACGGTTTTTGAATTTTCAGGTAGTGCCCATTTCAGGGATTCCGATGCCGGGCTTTTCGGACTGTCAGTTGCTGAAAACGGCGGCAGCAACTTTTTCGAGAATGTCGTCACAGCAACGCTTCGCATCGATATGGATGCCGCTCCCTATAGCTATAATGTGAATGAGAACCAAAAGAGCGCGGTATACTTTTATGACTCGTTCTCGGTGACGATCGGGGACAAGACTTTCCTGTCCAGTAGCCTTGATGGTGCGCTGAACAGTGTCACCGTGTTTAGCGGTATTCCGGACGGCTTCAACGAAACCACCGATTTCGTGAGGGTAAGGATGTGGGACGTGACGGACACGATGTCCCTTGTCCATGGCTTCAATATCAATCTTGAGGCAGCCAACTCGTCCGGCGAGACATTTGATGAGCCGGCGCTTGAAGAGCTTTATGCCTTCAACAGCATCAACGAGTACGACTATCACTTCACGGACGGCGAATTTGCCTTGGGTGACAATCCGGGCAACCCCGAGCGCAACTGGTTCTACGGCGTTCGCCTTGTCAGCGTCACTTCTGCGGTGCCCGAGCCATCGACCTGGCTCATGATGCTGGGTGGATTCGGTGCTGCCGGCGCCGCTGCCCGTCGGCGGGGTCGTCGTCTGGTCAAGGCAGCAATATAGTCTTCCTCATTCCATAGCGTCGTCAGGCCCCGGTAACGAGGCCTGACATAAGGCCGTTTCCAACGGTTTCCGCGCTTTTCCGTTGACTCTCACCCCCAAACCCACTATCTCCCGCCCGTTAACGAATGGTCAGGGCAATGGTGTCCCTGTCCGCACGGACAATATACGTGTCAGCAAACCGGCTGTTTTCGGGGCTTTCACAGCGTCCGTGGCGCAATAACTTAAGGAGCGATTCGCATGTCGAAACGTATTCAAGCGAAATATAAAATTGACCGCCGTATGGGCGAGAATATCTGGGGCCGCGCCAAGTCCCCGGTTAACGCTCGCGAATATGGTCCGGGCCAGCATGGCCAGCGCCGCAAAGGCAAGCTTTCGGACTTCGGCATTCAGCTGCGCGCCAAGCAGAAGCTGAAAGGCTACTACGGCAACATCACCGAGAAGCAGTTCCGTCGTTATTACGACGAAGCTTCGCGCCGCAAGGGCGATACCGGTGAGAACCTCGTTGGTATTCTCGAATCGCGTCTCGACGCCGTCGTGTACCGAGCCAAGTTCGTACCGACCGTCTTCACCGCCCGTCAGTTCGTCAGCCACGGCCACGTTCTCGTGAACGGCCGCCGCTGCAACGTACCGTCGGCCATGATCAAGCCGGGTGACGTTGTCGAGATCCGTCAGCGCAGCCGCGAGATCCAGCCGGTTGTCCAGGCGACTCAGAGCGCCGAGCGTGAAGTGCCGGAATATGTGGCTGTAGAAGGCCACAAGGCAACCTTCGTTCGCGTTCCGACGCTTGACGAAGTGCCGTACCCGGTCATCATGGAACCGAACCTCGTGGTCGAATTCTACTCGCGTTAATCCGCGGGTAATCGAGCAGGCTTTCAAAGGGCTGCGCCGCAAGGCGCGGCCCTTTTGTTTATTCTGGACAAGCGAGCCATTGCACTATTACTTAAAGTGGTATTTTTGAAGCGTTTGAGCGGTATTTTATGACAGAGAAACGAGAGAGCCGGAAGTATGCTCCGATTGCGGCGGTGGCAGCGACAATAGGCGCCATTGCAGGCAGTTTTATCGTCAACAAACTTTTCGAAGATAGCAATAATCCGGACTTGGAAGTGCAAGTTGCAGAAGCAGCGGCGGAGTTGCGGAAACAGCTTCCGATGAAAGTGGACGACCAGACAACTTTGCAAAGCGTCGTATCTGCGGGAAATTCGTTCGTCTACCATTATACGGTTTCGGTGAATGGTTCAGATGTGGATTTGCCGACGTTCAGTGCAACAATGCAAAAGCAGCTCACTGCCTATGTTTGCGAGAGTCCGACGATGGCGCCGTCCGTCAAGAAAGGCGTCGAATACATATACATCCATATGAGTGCTGATGCTGTTCGCCTGAGCGAGGTTGCTATCGACAAGGCGGATTGCGGATTTTAGCAGACGGGTCCCCGTCAGCAATAATCGCATCACGACGGCCACTTTTTGGCGAAGCTCTTTTTAACCCGTTGATTGCGGCCTGAAAGATTGCAATGAATGGGGCAGTCAGGAAGGCAAAGGGGCAGCGCGTGACCTTGAACGAATTGCATGTCAGGCCGGTGAAGGATTCGGATGCGGACGGGCTTATCAAGCTTGTCGATGGCTGTTTCAGCGAATATCCGGGCTGCCACATCGATCTCGAAGACCTCGATACTGACCTTCTTGCCTGGGAGACCTACCTGCGGGCCAAGGACGGCGAAGGCTTCGTCGTTGAGGAGCAAGGCAAGGTTGTGGCGAGTGTGGGCTATGTCCCCCTTGGCCACGAAGTATTCGAAATCCGCCGTCTTTATGTGGATGCCGCCTTGCGCGGCAGTGGCATTGCACAGGCGCTGATCCAGCTTGTCGAGAACCGTATCAAGGGCCGGGGCGGGGTGACCGCCGAATGCTGGTCCGACACAAGGTTCGAGCGCGCCCACCGCTTTTACGAGCGCGAAGGATATGCCCGCCTGCCTGAAACGCGCGACCTGCACGATGTTTCCAACACCACGGAATATCAGTTCCGCAAGAGCTTATAACAGCCACCCACCTTTCGCCCTTGTTTGTCCTTGAACGGACGGCTATAGCGGCGCACATTACTGACCTTGTCCGAGGGGAGCCCGCCACGCACCTGTGGCCGATGGGCTGAGAGTTTCCGTGCCGTAATGAGGCGGTCCGGGGAGACCCTTAGAACCTGATCTGGGTGAAACCAGCGTAGGGAACGGAGCACACAAATGCCTGATACCGCCAAGACCGATTTCAATGTAACGACCGGCCCCATCGAGGGCTCGCGCAAGATCTATGTGAAAAGCCTGAGGGACGACAGCGTCCGCGTCGGCATGCGCGAGATCGCGCTGCACCCGTCGGCGAACGAGGAACCTGTCACCGTTTACGATACCTCGGGCCCCTACACCGACGAGACCGCGAAGATCGATATCTATGAAGGCCTGCCGGCTTTCCGCCGTGACTGGATCATGGCGCGCGGTGATGTCGAGGAATATGACGGCCGCGAAGTGAAGCCCGAAGACAACGGCAACGTCGAAGCCCAGTATCTGGCCCCGGAATTCCCGGTGAAAAACCGTCCGCTCAAGGCCAAGGCCGGTGCCAATGTCAGCCAGATGCATTATGCTAAGAAGGGCATCATCACGCCCGAGATGGAATATGTAGCCGTGCGCGAAAACCTTGGCCGCCAGCGCTGCGCTGAAGCGCTGAAGCGCTCGGGCGACCCGATGGGCGCGGTGATCCCGGATTATATCACTGCCGAGTTCGTGCGCGACGAGATCGCCGCTGGCCGCGCCATCATCCCCAACAATATCAACCACCCGGAATCGGAGCCGATGATCATCGGCCGGAACTTCCTCGTGAAGATCAACGCCAACATCGGCAACTCGGCCGTCTCAAGCTCGATTGCCGAGGAAGTGGACAAGATGGTGTGGGCGACCCGTTGGGGCGGCGACACGGTGATGGATCTTTCCACCGGTCGCAACATCCACAATACCCGCGAATGGATTCTCCGCAATTCGCCCGTGCCGATTGGCACCGTGCCGATCTATCAGGCGCTCGAGAAGGTGAACGGCATCGCCGAGGACCTGACGTGGGAAGTCTTCCGCGACACGCTCATTGAACAGGCCGAACAGGGTGTGGATTACTTCACCATCCACGCCGGTGTGCGCCTGCCATATGTGCCGATGACCGCCAAACGCGTGACCGGCATCGTGTCGCGCGGTGGCTCGATCATGGCCAAATGGTGCCT
The Gimibacter soli DNA segment above includes these coding regions:
- a CDS encoding NAD(P)-dependent oxidoreductase, which translates into the protein MAKVAFLGLGVMGYPMAGHLARAGHDVTVYNRTGEKAERWLEAYEDASGELFAAPTPAGAAADADIVFACVGADKDVEEVCTGPEGAFDAMKKGAVFVDHTTASADLARRMAAEAEKRGLGFIDAPVSGGQAGAENGVLTIMCGGDAAAYAKAEPVMAAYARMCRLLGDSGAGQLAKMVNQVCIAGIVQGLSEALHLAMSAGLDAKAVVDVISKGAAQSWQMENRAPTMIDGKFDFGFAVDWMRKDLGIVLEEAKRLGISLPVTALVDQFYGDVQAMGGKRQDTSSLIRRFRG
- a CDS encoding PEPxxWA-CTERM sorting domain-containing protein, encoding MVRRILSAALISVGLTASASAAVTVFEFSGSAHFRDSDAGLFGLSVAENGGSNFFENVVTATLRIDMDAAPYSYNVNENQKSAVYFYDSFSVTIGDKTFLSSSLDGALNSVTVFSGIPDGFNETTDFVRVRMWDVTDTMSLVHGFNINLEAANSSGETFDEPALEELYAFNSINEYDYHFTDGEFALGDNPGNPERNWFYGVRLVSVTSAVPEPSTWLMMLGGFGAAGAAARRRGRRLVKAAI
- the rpsD gene encoding 30S ribosomal protein S4 produces the protein MSKRIQAKYKIDRRMGENIWGRAKSPVNAREYGPGQHGQRRKGKLSDFGIQLRAKQKLKGYYGNITEKQFRRYYDEASRRKGDTGENLVGILESRLDAVVYRAKFVPTVFTARQFVSHGHVLVNGRRCNVPSAMIKPGDVVEIRQRSREIQPVVQATQSAEREVPEYVAVEGHKATFVRVPTLDEVPYPVIMEPNLVVEFYSR
- a CDS encoding GNAT family N-acetyltransferase, producing MTLNELHVRPVKDSDADGLIKLVDGCFSEYPGCHIDLEDLDTDLLAWETYLRAKDGEGFVVEEQGKVVASVGYVPLGHEVFEIRRLYVDAALRGSGIAQALIQLVENRIKGRGGVTAECWSDTRFERAHRFYEREGYARLPETRDLHDVSNTTEYQFRKSL
- the thiC gene encoding phosphomethylpyrimidine synthase ThiC, which codes for MPDTAKTDFNVTTGPIEGSRKIYVKSLRDDSVRVGMREIALHPSANEEPVTVYDTSGPYTDETAKIDIYEGLPAFRRDWIMARGDVEEYDGREVKPEDNGNVEAQYLAPEFPVKNRPLKAKAGANVSQMHYAKKGIITPEMEYVAVRENLGRQRCAEALKRSGDPMGAVIPDYITAEFVRDEIAAGRAIIPNNINHPESEPMIIGRNFLVKINANIGNSAVSSSIAEEVDKMVWATRWGGDTVMDLSTGRNIHNTREWILRNSPVPIGTVPIYQALEKVNGIAEDLTWEVFRDTLIEQAEQGVDYFTIHAGVRLPYVPMTAKRVTGIVSRGGSIMAKWCLAHHKESFLYERFEEICEIMKAYDVAFSLGDGLRPGSIADANDEAQFAELRTLGELTKIAWKHDVQVMIEGPGHVPMHKIKENMDEQLKHCHEAPFYTLGPLTTDIAPGYDHITSAIGAAMIGWFGTAMLCYVTPKEHLGLPNRDDVKVGVVTYKLAAHAADLAKGHPAAQARDDALSRARFEFRWQDQFNLSLDPETARDFHDQTLPKEAHKVAHFCSMCGPKFCSMKITQDVRDYAATLEAEKGMAEKSEEFKSLGSEIYLEKGAAE